Within the Arachis duranensis cultivar V14167 chromosome 10, aradu.V14167.gnm2.J7QH, whole genome shotgun sequence genome, the region tatatatatatatatatatatagatccTCCTCCAACTCTACTTATTTGATTATCCTCCATCTACCCACTCCTCAAAGTGAGATTCCACTATCTTCGTTGCAATGGCTATAACCCAACTCTCTCTGCTGCTCTCATTCGGTCATATTCCTAATCCTATCTTGTCCAGTGTATTGACGAACTACTTATTTATAAAGATACCAATTtgagattaaaaaaaagtaaaacacCCATACCAAACTCAAAAGCCTTGGCAATGCCTCCCTTTGTGCATGTGAGATATCACATAAGGACTACAAAGCAAGACCTGATCCACATACTTATCCCGTATATATTCCCTAAAACTAAAGCACAAATTGCTTAGATGTACTAATCAAATATCATCATTATTTAATGGTTAAATTATTCGGCTAGTCCCAATAGTTTCACCAAATGTGTAATTGAATCCCTacaatttaaaagattttaattgaCTCCCTACACCaattttaaatatgtaattAGATCCTTTTTAACAGTGAATAGAGGCATATTCTGTTAAGTTAAACGTTTTTGGAACGGCAAGAAtgtgattaaaaatttaaaaccggTGTAGGGGccaaattaaaaacttttaaagTGTAGGGACTCAATTACAAATTTGGTAAAACTATAGGGACTGACAGAATAATTTAAAGGTTTAATTtctctgttggtccctatagtttcaccAAATTTGTGATTAAGTCCCTataattttttccttttaattgggtccctacactgcttttaattttgtaattaggttCTTTCTAGTGTAAAAAATGTTAGAGTTAACTGATTATTTGTCTACAAATTGAAGGTATCACAATTAAGAACCTAATTAAATCTTTGACCACatgatttttttggaaaaaaatattctgttaatttgaacgtttttttatatgaaaggacctagttacaaaattaaaagcaatgtagagacttaattaaaaagaaaaaaagtatagggatctaattacaaatttggTAAAACTATAAGGACTAACCGGGTAATTAAACCTAATTTAaacttatttaataataaaatagtcaTGCCATCCTCTATTTCAACTCCTGTCCCTTTACTATGATTATACCCAAatccagaaaaataaaaaaaattttagcatGGTAAAACTATCAAAGCAAGGATGACGCATCGATATCcagtgaaacagcaaaagaaatgGAACCCAGAAGACTTACTGTGTGTTTCCCATCAAGGTAATCGAGGTCATCACGCAGAGTGATATAAAACTGGAAAcattaacaaaataaagaacCGTTACTTAACAATCATTTTCAATTTAACAATCAAAAGTTGCAAACACACTTTCTTTAATCCATTTAACTGGAAGGCAATCATCAACCAGCCATGATGGGAAGAATGTTATTCATACACATACCTGTGAAGCATTCAGATTCTCTCCTGCACTTGCCATGGCAACTGTTCCAGTCTTGGAATGCTTCAGATCAACCCGAATTTCATCGCCAAAAAATCGAGCTTGATCACCATAAAGAAACCTGAGAGAGGATGCCATTGCAATTCATATAACAAATTAAGTGGGCCTTACTTACACCAAAAGCTAGCTCAAGAGGTAAGGATTACCTCACACTTATAAGGACTATCAAGCTTTTAATTTTAGACAATGTGAGACTTAATACCCCTCTCATGCTCAGCGTGAAATTTGAGAATGACTTGAATTTGTTGTGGTGTGAGGGTGGCccaataacaatttttttttaatttttgctctgataccatataaGAAATTAAGTGGACCTAACTTCCCCCAAAAGCTAGCTCAAGAGGTAAGGGTTGCCTCACACTTAAAAGAACTATCGGGCTTAATTTTAGACAATGTGGGACTTAATAATTCAATGTCAGAAgcttcataattttaaaaaggtaaAAAGAAGAGTATGTGTATCTAAACAATGAAAGCAACCAAATGCCTTCACTATATGAATTAAGTCATTAAAATCTGAGCCATTATCTCTAGCTGTTGGACTACCTTTTGTTTGTAACTTTCAAACGCTACAGCTGAAGTGTATGTAAATGCGAGCAGCGAGTAATACATGTAAAAGTAAGCAAGTTAGGTTTCATACTTGTAGATGGAATCGCCACCAGTGCCTGTTCCTGTGGGATCGCCAGTCTGAGCAGTGAAATCCTTCTGAATAGTGTGAAATAGACAGCCATTATAGTACTTAATCCTGtaacaacaaaataaacaacAACTGTAAGGTACTAAAAACTAGTAAACTATCGAGTATAGAGTTCTAGAAGTTCCAGAGACGTGGGACTGACTTGCAGAGCTTGAGGAAGTTCTTGCAGGTGAGGGGGCACTTGTCGGTATGTAAATCAACGACAATGTCCCCTAAGCTTGTCACGATCAGCACTGACATCTTACTTACTATTATGCACTCAGTGCTTAATGCAACTAACTGAACAAGTATTATATTATGATTAAACACCTGAAATACCAACCTCAGAGTAATCAGAATGAGAAGAAACCCAATTCTCAGAGAAGCAAGCTTTATGAGTTGTTTAGGCCTTAAATAGAGGTGGGAATCATCAGAGAACAGAAGAAAGCAGCAACAGTTTCCCAAATGGGACGGTCAAGGataaccaaaagaaaaagaaaaataaaaacactgggatttcaatttcaatatcaaCAACAGAGGCTATGGCCAACTTATAGTGTTTAGTGTTGCAAATAATTTGTTAGCCTAAATTACTATATACTTTATTCAATCTTCCTGCCATTACTTAGCAGTCGAACTTCAGTAATCTATTGACTATTTTAGCTCAAATCAACAACAAGCAAATGATTAAACAGTTGGAatgctaaaaaaataaaatcaagtcATATCTATTTTCAAGCAATCTGATCTCACCACAAAATGAATAAGTTGGGAAAATAGAAGAATCACGACGAAACAAAAGCGGAGGGGAGGGGGGAAGAAAAAACGAAAATAAGACGGACCCAGACCTTGAACTGAAGCCACGGTGGCTAACGACTTCACGGCGAGTTCACTGAGGACGTGCGGTGTGCGACGGTGGAGGGAGATGCGAGCGAGGAGAACCTAGGCCGCATCTAGATAGTAGAGTTTGGAGTTGGGCCCAACTCGAGGCCCAATTTTGAGGTTTGGTTAATTGTCAGCCCAATTTTGAGGCTTGCTTCATCCATGTCAACAAAAAAATACGTAATTACCCATTGTACAAAATTACTAATTACCCGACCAAAAAATGTCAACATGTAATTGCAACCCTACAAAAACAAATCTGAGATTTGATGCAAATAGAGGATTTAAGGAGTGAAAAATAGGACACCCAAGATCTAGGTCTAGTAgtgatcttttatattttgcaaCGAGTACACTTGAGTTTAAAATTTGGCCAGGTAGTAGATAAAAGAGCTAACGCTAGGGCAGCAACTTTGatattttataactatcaattGATCATCAATAGTATGAGATTTCATCTAATGGTAAGAAattactcacttttcttttgatggttaagggcttgtttgggtgagcttttaagaaaagatcttttttcgagttatctttttttaaaagatcttatagagaagtaaaagtaattttatgtttggatatctcatgtaaaaaaggtctttttatctatcaattatgtttgggtataacaatataaaagtacttttttgtttatttattacatgaaaaatatttttttttaaggaaaaaagatcttttaaaaaaagatgtaaattacagcttctcaaaaaagatctttttttattttactagtgcttttacttttactattagaaatttgccaaacacgttaaaaaattaaaaaagatcttttttaacaaaataatggcgcCCAAACATGCACTAAGTGCTGGtcaaaaaacacaaaagttactgtccctagacttttcctagATAAAATCCTTAATATTGTGTTAGGAAGTGTGGATGAGTTTGTAATGATTAAGATTGAGGACAGTCAAaactatttaattaaaaaaagagtgAAAAATAAGTACTCTTTCTTGTGTGTGAGTGTTGCCCACTTAACTTAAGCAAGcggcttttaaatttttacttgaattgaattgataatcaaTCATCTCAACCTCAAACTTTGTTTTCCGTATACATGGCAGGTTAGCGTGAACAAGtctaaataacaaataaaggcAACCTTTCTTGGCTGAGAATGGTAGTAAGATGAATCACAATTCCCCAAGAGAAATACAATTCGTAATGCATAATGCACAGAATCTCAATACAACTTCCGCCTTTTTTGTTTTAGAGATGCAAGTTGAAGTCAGTTTCCTTTGAGCTTCAGATTCAGAGGCACCACTTCATGACATTTAACACTTCAATTAGTTctgataacaaattattttcagtGTCCTTAATATCAAAATGGGGGAAGCTGCAGCAAAGTAATTAAGTTTCAGAAGAAGCCGAGTCAAATAATTGTTGAAGTATGATATTCTTAAAAGAGAACTTGAAAGTTTTAATACATCATCTGCTATGATCATGTTCATGTGTTTCTTCAGATACCTTACTGCTTGCTACTTACATGTATATAGTTCTAATCAATCTTGGCTATTTATTATGGACTTtgtatctatctatctatctatcttcATTGCCAATAATGGCAACAAGTTCTACAATTGCCATTCCAATCATATACCATGTAGCTGCTGCCAGTATATACTGCATCCAGGGACTGTTCACAATTTCCAAAGCCAGATTACCACCTATGTGTTGTTTCAGCTCAGGAACTGACTCTGCTTCATGTAATCGAACCGTAGCTACCGCGATCAATGCAGTAACAATTGGAAATCCCCATCTAATTGGGCTATTTTGGTTCTCATCTTCAATCTTTCCCTTGATAGCTGAAGGCTTCTCAGCTGGCCTTGGAGGAGTAGCAGTTGTTGTAGTTGAAGACGGAAGAGCATATGTTGATGGGGCCCAATACTCTTCAGGACGGTGGCAAGCTTGTGGAATTTGATCCCTCAGTTTCTTCCTTGCAGCCGCATCTCTAAGCTTACCGATATCCGGTTCTGGTAATTGATATGTGACTCTTGTCATGTTTTTTTCAGAGCTTCCACATGCGCTGGGTGCTTGCCAGTATAACCAATTGGAAATTGATCTTATTGCCTGAATTGCTGACATTCTTGATTCTCTTTGGAGGTCTGTTTCCTGAATACAAgcatttaaattaaaacatgTTGTTACTATGAAGCCCAGCCCTGATTACATGTCAGAGTACTAACCTTTGAACACTTGGAAGCTTTATCCATTGTTTCCTGGAACCTTTTTTGAAACTTGTCCACATCCACGAATATGTTGGAGACACGAACGCCAGCTGCGTTACCTGCGCCTACTCTTACGTTGCCACGCGGTTGCTTGGACATCAAGAACTCCAGAGCTGCAAGGTTGGACCTTTCAACTAGCCTATGAATGAATCATAACTCAGCAATTCTTTGAACATTCAAAAAGTGGGAATAGAAATAGTATAGAGGAGATATACTTACGAAATGCAGTTGACAGGGCAGGAATCAATGGCGTCTTGGATTTTGTGGTGAGAATCAGCCCACTGAGCAACAACCCTTGCTCTGCCATAAACAGATTCAATAGCAAAGGTGTTGTTAGCTAAGAGGGCGCACTTTAGACAGCCGACGCACTTGATCTCGTCGACAAAGATGGCCCGCTGCTCGGTTTGGGAGCCCCGCCATACCGAGTACAGGGGTCTGCCGGTGAAGCCTTTGAATTCTGATATCTTGGCTTGCTCCCTGTCATATGCGAGGCGAGCATTGGGGTCGGAGAGAATGGCATAAGCTTGATTGAGGATGATGGACATGTCATGGCCGGCAGGGCCCGCGATGTCCGGGTGGCACCGCTTCTGGAGAGAGCGGTAGGCCGTCTTCACCTCTGACTGACCCGATGTGCTATCAATCCCAAGAAGATCGTACAGATCCAACTCTGACGTCATCCACGATGATGCCTTGCAATTGCATCTTATTCTGCTAtgtctactactactactactatactTGTTGTGCAGCTTCAACTGC harbors:
- the LOC107471828 gene encoding chaperone protein dnaJ C76, chloroplastic — encoded protein: MAMSAAASTWLIPCMARTHGEQLKLHNKYSSSSSRHSRIRCNCKASSWMTSELDLYDLLGIDSTSGQSEVKTAYRSLQKRCHPDIAGPAGHDMSIILNQAYAILSDPNARLAYDREQAKISEFKGFTGRPLYSVWRGSQTEQRAIFVDEIKCVGCLKCALLANNTFAIESVYGRARVVAQWADSHHKIQDAIDSCPVNCISLVERSNLAALEFLMSKQPRGNVRVGAGNAAGVRVSNIFVDVDKFQKRFQETMDKASKCSKETDLQRESRMSAIQAIRSISNWLYWQAPSACGSSEKNMTRVTYQLPEPDIGKLRDAAARKKLRDQIPQACHRPEEYWAPSTYALPSSTTTTATPPRPAEKPSAIKGKIEDENQNSPIRWGFPIVTALIAVATVRLHEAESVPELKQHIGGNLALEIVNSPWMQYILAAATWYMIGMAIVELVAIIGNEDR